One window of the Cryptomeria japonica chromosome 7, Sugi_1.0, whole genome shotgun sequence genome contains the following:
- the LOC131045195 gene encoding uncharacterized protein LOC131045195 — MAAHTMLFLKCVLSPFRPRTDAEEYCRRKIAMTQFLLNECGFSESQALAIGRRNEDLFKTISIRTAQQAVQLLRDSGFAEDQVRKIVFSNPKIIQLKVDSQLKPKIEFMKALGFTGCDLGHILSRATGLFTCNLEQNLSPKIPLLVGIFGSKLSLWKTLKRYPRLLTCNMDNLKPKIDILKQSGMQDELLLYVIKLRPTLILRSEEALKLEIEYVRNLGILEGSKAFANALVAVDSSGLENFENKLKHMATLGLLENEILQIVRSTSSTLSCSIDKIKKNMDFLKNTAGIPPNILVLYPRLLTFSIENRIQPRHKVIEFLRETEPSRLPRNLAKVYALSEQSFSDKFLMGSPEAAKLFGKYKGKSVDLAIS; from the exons ATGGCCGCCCATACAATGCTATTCCTCAAATGCGTTCTCTCACCATTCAG ACCGCGAACAGATGCAGAAGAATATTGCAGACGAAAAATTGCTATGACCCAGTTCTTGCTCAATGAATGTGGGTTTTCTGAGTCCCAAGCTTTAGCGATTGGTAGGAGGAACGAAGATTTGTTCAAAACCATATCCATCCGCACAGCCCAGCAGGCAGTCCAGCTCCTCAGAGACTCGGGTTTCGCTGAAGACCAGGTAAGGAAAATCGTTTTCTCAAATCCAAAAATTATACAGCTCAAAGTGGATAGTCAGTTAAAGCCCAAGATTGAGTTCATGAAGGCATTAGGTTTTACTGGTTGTGACCTGGGACACATCTTAAGTCGAGCAACTGGTTTGTTCACTTGCAATTTGGAACAAAACCTAAGCCCTAAAATTCCCTTGCTTGTAGGCATATTTGGTTCAAAGCTTAGTCTGTGGAAAACTCTCAAACGGTATCCTAGACTTTTGACGTGTAATATGGACAATTTGAAACCTAAAATAGATATTTTAAAGCAATCAGGTATGCAAGATGAACTTCTTTTATATGTAATCAAGTTAAGGCCCACTTTAATTTTGCGCAGTGAAGAGGCGCTGAAATTGGAGATTGAATATGTGAGAAACCTAGGTATTTTGGAGGGATCCAAAGCATTTGCAAACGCCCTTGTAGCGGTTGATAGTTCTgggcttgaaaattttgaaaataaattaaaacatatggCAACGCTCGGTCTTTTGGAGAATGAGATCCTGCAGATTGTAAGAAGTACTTCTAGTACGCTCAGTTGTAGCATTGATAAGATAAAGAAAAACATGGATTTCTTGAAAAATACTGCTGGCATTCCGCCAAACATTTTGGTTTTGTATCCTCGTCTTTTAACTTTTAGCATAGAGAATAGGATTCAACCACGACATAAGGTAATTGAATTTTTAAGGGAAACAGAACCATCCAGACTTCCCAGAAACCTTGCTAAAGTTTATGCACTAAGTGAACAAAGTTTTTCTGACAAGTTTCTGATGGGCAGTCCTGAGGCAGCAAAGTTGTTTGGAAAGTATAAGGGTAAGTCTGTTGATCTCGCCATCAGCTGA